Proteins co-encoded in one Bacillus paramycoides genomic window:
- a CDS encoding class I SAM-dependent methyltransferase, which produces MKRDPLFLTLLESANTNFSGWDFSFISETGRMKSEPLSWSYGSTAFQLMQRAESMLDMGTGGGEFLSMLQPFPPTIYATEGYAPNLPIARKKLEPLGVTVVEVINDTALPFQDGQFNLIINQHESYAASEVNRILSPNGMFLTQQVGGLDCAELNEQFGTPLNSEFASWSLEAACNELQENGLTILEAKEEFPFQRFYDIGAIVYYLKAIPWQIPDFTVERYYEELYRIHELILQKGYFDVKQHRFLIKAIRSSSWSI; this is translated from the coding sequence ATGAAACGTGATCCATTATTTTTAACTTTATTAGAGAGTGCAAATACAAACTTTAGTGGCTGGGATTTTTCTTTCATTTCAGAAACTGGCCGAATGAAGAGCGAGCCTTTATCATGGTCATACGGCAGTACTGCTTTCCAGCTTATGCAGCGTGCAGAATCAATGCTCGATATGGGTACTGGCGGCGGAGAGTTTTTATCTATGTTACAACCATTCCCGCCAACTATTTATGCGACTGAGGGTTATGCTCCAAACTTGCCAATTGCTCGGAAGAAATTAGAGCCTTTAGGAGTTACAGTCGTCGAAGTGATTAATGATACTGCTTTACCATTTCAAGATGGTCAATTTAATTTAATCATAAATCAACATGAATCATATGCTGCCTCTGAGGTAAACAGAATTCTTTCTCCTAATGGAATGTTCCTTACACAACAAGTTGGTGGTCTCGATTGCGCTGAACTTAATGAGCAGTTTGGCACACCACTAAATAGTGAATTTGCAAGTTGGTCGCTTGAAGCGGCGTGTAATGAACTACAGGAAAATGGACTTACTATCTTAGAAGCAAAAGAAGAATTCCCTTTCCAACGTTTTTATGATATTGGCGCTATCGTCTACTACTTAAAAGCAATTCCGTGGCAAATTCCTGATTTTACTGTCGAAAGGTATTACGAGGAATTATATCGTATACATGAGCTCATCTTGCAAAAAGGATATTTTGATGTGAAGCAACATCGTTTTCTGATTAAGGCGATTCGCAGTTCATCATGGAGCATATGA
- a CDS encoding DUF2716 domain-containing protein, protein MENWIEFTDKENDQIWDKIYSELDFSPSVSIFPSFMVPSPFVKYDISHYFGESINDLESKALQAFQEITASNEYIMALDWQHECYWTNPHVEFERDEWMIPVFPNGDYYFFIQKDFKWGYLGHPWEESITIFGKELIESFERNKPEMFQSILRQG, encoded by the coding sequence ATGGAAAACTGGATAGAGTTTACGGACAAAGAGAATGATCAAATTTGGGACAAGATATATAGTGAACTTGATTTTTCACCAAGTGTTTCTATATTTCCATCATTTATGGTGCCAAGTCCTTTTGTTAAATATGATATTTCTCATTACTTTGGGGAGTCGATAAACGATTTGGAAAGTAAAGCGTTACAAGCTTTTCAAGAAATTACAGCATCGAATGAATATATCATGGCACTGGATTGGCAACATGAGTGTTATTGGACGAATCCACATGTAGAGTTTGAAAGAGATGAGTGGATGATACCCGTATTTCCGAATGGAGATTACTACTTCTTTATTCAAAAAGACTTTAAGTGGGGCTATTTAGGCCACCCTTGGGAGGAGAGTATAACGATATTTGGAAAAGAACTTATAGAAAGCTTTGAACGAAATAAGCCGGAAATGTTTCAAAGTATTTTAAGGCAGGGATAA
- a CDS encoding NUDIX hydrolase, with product MYKYTICFIRKRDKILLLNRNKKPNMGMWNGVGGKIEENETPYEGIIRETFEETGIELPSVTSKGNVIFKDKDEPWDGEGMYVFLADLPHGVHMDTPLSTAEGLLQWKEIDWILNCDNRGVVSNLQSYLPIILKEESKFEHIFTYDNRNIINYTTACLTEDDANKRYEKQLVSQ from the coding sequence ATGTACAAGTACACCATTTGTTTTATTAGAAAACGCGATAAAATACTGTTATTAAATAGAAATAAAAAGCCAAACATGGGAATGTGGAATGGTGTCGGAGGAAAAATAGAGGAGAATGAAACGCCATACGAAGGAATTATTAGAGAAACGTTTGAGGAAACGGGAATAGAGCTTCCAAGTGTAACATCTAAAGGGAATGTTATTTTTAAAGATAAAGACGAGCCTTGGGATGGTGAGGGAATGTATGTATTCCTTGCTGATTTACCACATGGAGTGCATATGGACACACCATTAAGTACGGCGGAAGGATTATTACAATGGAAAGAAATTGATTGGATATTAAATTGTGATAATAGAGGTGTAGTTAGCAATTTACAAAGCTATTTACCAATCATATTAAAAGAAGAAAGTAAGTTCGAGCATATATTCACATATGATAACCGGAATATTATTAATTACACAACTGCATGTTTGACGGAAGATGACGCGAACAAAAGGTATGAAAAGCAACTTGTTTCTCAATAG
- a CDS encoding cephalosporin hydroxylase family protein encodes MDNISNEFLNQYYDSLVWLKDTHWLGVPICKLPSDLFLYQEIIHELKPDLIIECGTFHGGSALYLASMLDLIGKGHVLTIDITPQPNRPSHNRITYLTASSVSVQAVQTILSMRKPDDVILVILDSDHSKEHVSKELLLYKSIVTTGSYMIIEDTSINGNPLLPDWGPGPMEAVDEFLTKNNNFIIDESKHKFFISFNPKGFLKKIK; translated from the coding sequence ATCGATAATATAAGCAATGAATTTCTAAACCAATATTACGACAGCCTTGTGTGGTTAAAAGATACACACTGGCTCGGGGTTCCAATCTGTAAACTTCCCTCTGACCTTTTTTTGTACCAAGAGATCATTCACGAATTAAAGCCCGATTTAATTATTGAATGCGGGACATTTCATGGTGGTAGTGCACTGTATTTAGCTTCTATGTTAGATTTAATTGGAAAAGGTCATGTACTTACTATTGATATAACTCCGCAGCCAAATCGGCCATCACATAATCGGATTACGTATTTAACAGCTTCTTCTGTTTCTGTACAGGCCGTCCAAACCATTTTAAGTATGCGCAAACCTGATGATGTGATTTTAGTTATTTTAGATTCTGATCATAGTAAAGAGCATGTCTCAAAAGAACTTTTACTATATAAATCTATCGTCACTACTGGAAGTTATATGATTATAGAAGATACCTCTATTAATGGAAATCCTCTTCTTCCCGATTGGGGGCCTGGCCCGATGGAAGCTGTGGATGAGTTTTTAACTAAAAACAATAACTTCATAATCGACGAGTCTAAACATAAATTTTTCATATCATTCAATCCAAAAGGTTTTTTAAAGAAGATAAAGTGA
- the lepB gene encoding signal peptidase I, whose product MKQEIKRGWGKYILFVFVLVVAYHSFTLCKVEGKSMQPTLYEEDYVFVNKAAVHFSNLEHGEIVIIKEEDESKYYVKRVIGLPGDVINITNGSLYINDKKQEEPYTNKDLFNNTQVFYNFQKTKIPPNKLFVMGDNREVSRDSRNGLGYIEEDNIIGKVEFVYYPFSKMKIIE is encoded by the coding sequence ATGAAACAGGAGATTAAAAGAGGCTGGGGGAAATACATACTCTTCGTGTTTGTTTTGGTAGTAGCCTATCATTCTTTTACTTTATGTAAAGTGGAAGGGAAATCGATGCAACCAACTTTATATGAAGAAGACTACGTATTTGTAAATAAAGCAGCAGTGCATTTTTCTAATTTAGAGCACGGAGAAATTGTCATTATAAAGGAAGAAGATGAGTCGAAATATTATGTAAAACGAGTAATAGGACTTCCTGGTGACGTAATTAACATAACGAATGGATCTTTATATATAAATGATAAAAAACAAGAAGAACCGTATACAAATAAAGATTTATTCAATAATACGCAAGTATTTTATAATTTTCAAAAGACAAAAATCCCGCCAAATAAGTTATTTGTCATGGGAGATAACCGCGAAGTGAGTAGGGATAGTCGCAATGGCTTAGGATATATTGAAGAAGATAATATAATAGGCAAGGTGGAATTTGTATATTATCCTTTTTCAAAAATGAAAATCATAGAATAA